In the genome of Bradyrhizobium arachidis, one region contains:
- a CDS encoding ATP-binding protein, with protein sequence MSTIDTGLTLLKSAAGRVSAANGWMGNAFKGWMPTGLYARALLIMIVPMVILQSVVAFVFMERHWNTVTRRLSAAVVQDIAALIDVYKGYPQDKDRDQIRRIAQQRLGLVVDFLPAGDMPPPGPKPFFSLLDQTLSVQLGRQIGRSFWIDTVGRSNLVEIRIQLDDAVMRVFAQRSAAYASNSEIFLFWMVGTSSILLIVAVLFLRNQIKPILRLADAAESFGKGREAPNFRPRGAREVRRAAVAFIEMKSRIERTMEQRTAMLAGVSHDLRTILTRFKLELALIGENPELEGMRKDVDEMSMMLEDYLAFARGDSGEQSQPTDMAQALEELRSDAERHGHTATVAFHGLPVVTVKPASFKRCLANLVTNAARYGKAIAINGQRDHRYLTVTVDDDGPGIPVHLREEVFKPFLRLDNARNQDEGGTGLGLAIARDIARSHGGDITLGDSPMGGLRASVRIPV encoded by the coding sequence ATGAGCACGATCGATACCGGCCTGACGCTGCTCAAGAGCGCCGCCGGCCGCGTCTCGGCCGCCAATGGCTGGATGGGCAATGCGTTCAAGGGCTGGATGCCGACCGGCCTCTATGCCCGCGCGCTGCTGATCATGATCGTGCCGATGGTGATCCTGCAATCGGTCGTCGCCTTCGTGTTCATGGAGCGGCACTGGAACACGGTGACGCGCCGCCTGTCGGCCGCGGTGGTGCAGGACATCGCCGCGCTGATCGATGTCTACAAGGGCTATCCGCAGGACAAGGACCGCGACCAGATCCGCCGCATCGCGCAGCAGCGCCTCGGCCTCGTGGTCGACTTCCTGCCCGCCGGCGACATGCCGCCGCCGGGACCGAAACCGTTCTTCTCGCTGCTCGACCAGACGCTGTCGGTGCAGCTCGGCCGCCAGATCGGCCGCTCGTTCTGGATCGACACGGTCGGCCGCTCCAACCTGGTCGAGATCCGTATCCAGCTCGATGACGCCGTGATGCGCGTGTTTGCGCAGCGCAGTGCGGCCTATGCCTCGAACTCGGAGATCTTCCTGTTCTGGATGGTCGGCACATCCTCGATCCTCCTGATCGTCGCAGTGCTGTTCCTGCGCAACCAGATCAAGCCGATCCTGCGCCTTGCCGACGCGGCGGAAAGTTTCGGCAAGGGCCGCGAAGCCCCGAACTTCAGACCCAGGGGCGCGCGCGAGGTGCGGCGCGCGGCGGTCGCCTTCATCGAGATGAAGTCGCGCATCGAGCGCACCATGGAGCAGCGGACCGCGATGCTCGCCGGCGTCAGCCATGACCTGCGCACAATCCTGACCCGCTTCAAGCTCGAGCTGGCGCTGATCGGCGAGAATCCCGAGCTCGAGGGCATGCGGAAGGACGTCGACGAGATGTCAATGATGCTGGAGGATTACCTCGCATTTGCCCGCGGCGATTCCGGCGAACAGTCGCAGCCGACCGACATGGCGCAGGCGCTCGAAGAGCTGCGCAGCGACGCCGAGCGCCACGGCCACACCGCGACCGTGGCGTTCCACGGCCTGCCCGTGGTGACGGTGAAGCCGGCCTCGTTCAAGCGCTGCCTCGCCAACCTCGTCACCAACGCCGCGCGCTACGGCAAGGCGATCGCCATCAACGGCCAGCGCGATCACCGCTATCTCACCGTCACCGTCGACGACGACGGCCCGGGTATCCCGGTGCATTTACGCGAAGAAGTGTTCAAGCCGTTCCTGCGGCTCGACAACGCCCGCAACCAGGACGAAGGCGGTACCGGCTTGGGGTTGGCGATCGCCCGCGACATCGCCCGCTCCCATGGCGGCGACATCACGCTCGGCGACAGCCCGATGGGGGGATTGAGAGCGAGCGTGAGGATCCCGGTGTAG
- a CDS encoding DUF3617 domain-containing protein encodes MTRKLALLGSSLCLVLSAGAASADDLPVRKAGLWEMKMVRSGSAMPEMTMQHCTDETVDKEMSNNVSPMAKQICSKQDIKKTATGYVSDSECNVAGISTTSHAEITGDFNSAYTVKTSSHAQGGAAGAAGRDTSMTLEAKWLGACKPDQKPGDIVMPGGFKMNVRDVDKLKALLPK; translated from the coding sequence ATGACGCGCAAACTCGCTTTGCTCGGCTCAAGCCTTTGCCTCGTCCTGTCGGCGGGCGCAGCCAGCGCCGACGACCTGCCGGTGCGCAAGGCCGGTCTCTGGGAAATGAAGATGGTCAGGAGCGGCTCGGCAATGCCTGAGATGACCATGCAGCACTGCACCGACGAGACTGTCGACAAGGAGATGAGCAACAACGTCTCCCCGATGGCCAAGCAGATCTGCTCCAAGCAGGACATCAAGAAGACCGCGACCGGCTATGTCAGCGATTCCGAGTGCAACGTCGCCGGCATCAGCACGACCTCGCATGCCGAGATCACGGGCGATTTCAACTCGGCCTACACTGTGAAGACCTCCTCGCACGCGCAAGGCGGCGCTGCCGGTGCCGCGGGCCGCGATACCTCCATGACGTTAGAGGCGAAGTGGCTGGGCGCCTGCAAGCCGGACCAGAAGCCCGGCGACATCGTGATGCCCGGCGGCTTCAAGATGAACGTGCGCGACGTCGATAAGCTGAAGGCGCTGCTGCCGAAATAG
- a CDS encoding ribonuclease T2 family protein: MFHSRLHSFSRLMISLTLAAGLVMLAGGAKAQDKRQNAPGEFDFYVLSLSWSPSFCEEAAERGGRSQIQCSGRPYAFVVHGLWPQYESGFPEYCQRPAPRLNRNIVSSMLDLMPAPGLIFNEWDKHGTCSGLEGRSYFETIRKARAAIKIPAEYLDLSQAKTVAPAEVEEAFIRANPGLSNAAVSVTCNRTRLSEVRICLSKDLQFRACEETDRRACRRDQVTMPPIRGG, encoded by the coding sequence ATGTTTCATTCCAGATTGCATTCGTTCTCCCGCCTGATGATCTCGCTGACCCTGGCTGCCGGGCTGGTCATGCTGGCCGGCGGCGCCAAGGCCCAGGACAAGCGGCAGAACGCGCCCGGCGAATTCGATTTCTATGTGCTATCGCTGTCATGGTCGCCCTCGTTCTGCGAGGAGGCGGCGGAGCGCGGCGGCCGCTCCCAGATCCAGTGCAGCGGACGGCCCTACGCCTTCGTGGTGCACGGCCTGTGGCCGCAATATGAGAGCGGTTTCCCCGAATATTGCCAGCGGCCGGCGCCGCGGCTGAACCGCAACATCGTCTCCTCGATGCTCGATCTGATGCCGGCGCCGGGCCTGATCTTCAACGAGTGGGACAAGCACGGCACCTGCTCGGGCCTCGAAGGCCGCAGCTATTTCGAGACGATCCGCAAGGCGCGCGCCGCGATCAAGATTCCGGCCGAGTATCTCGACTTGTCGCAGGCCAAGACCGTGGCGCCGGCGGAGGTCGAGGAGGCCTTCATCAGGGCCAATCCAGGCCTGAGCAATGCCGCCGTCTCGGTCACCTGCAACCGGACGCGGCTATCCGAAGTGCGCATCTGCCTCAGCAAGGATCTGCAATTCCGCGCCTGCGAGGAAACCGACCGCCGCGCCTGCCGCCGCGACCAGGTGACGATGCCGCCGATCAGGGGCGGTTGA
- a CDS encoding 23S rRNA (adenine(2030)-N(6))-methyltransferase RlmJ: protein MNYRHAFHAGNFADVIKHIVLARILTYLQDKPGAFRVIDTHAGAGLYDLESDEARRGGEWLTGIARLMQARLSNETAALTKPYLDIVRAFNPKGELKAYPGSPLIARGLLRPQDRLVACELEPKARKALIDVLRRDEQARVVDLDGWVALPAFVPPKERRGLVLIDPPFEAKDEFEKLGEAFAAAFAKWPTGIYVIWYPAKNRRATDTLAQSVARLAAAAKPPGKCLRLEFSVAPQLDGAALTSTGLLIVNPPYTLQGELKTILPELEMPLGQGGAARFRLEVPRS from the coding sequence ATGAACTACCGCCACGCCTTCCACGCCGGCAACTTCGCCGATGTCATCAAGCACATCGTGCTCGCGCGCATTCTCACCTACCTGCAGGACAAGCCGGGGGCGTTCCGCGTCATCGACACCCATGCCGGCGCCGGTCTCTACGATCTCGAAAGCGATGAGGCACGGCGCGGCGGCGAGTGGCTGACCGGCATCGCGCGGCTGATGCAGGCGCGTCTGTCGAACGAGACCGCGGCGCTGACGAAACCCTATCTCGACATCGTCCGCGCCTTCAATCCGAAGGGCGAGCTCAAGGCTTATCCGGGCTCGCCGCTGATCGCGCGCGGCCTGCTGCGGCCGCAGGACCGGCTCGTTGCCTGCGAGCTCGAGCCGAAAGCGCGCAAGGCGCTGATCGACGTGCTGCGCCGCGACGAACAGGCGCGCGTGGTCGATCTCGACGGCTGGGTTGCGCTGCCGGCCTTCGTGCCGCCGAAGGAGCGCCGCGGCCTCGTGCTGATCGATCCGCCGTTCGAGGCCAAAGATGAGTTCGAAAAGCTCGGCGAAGCCTTCGCAGCCGCCTTCGCGAAATGGCCGACCGGTATCTATGTAATCTGGTATCCAGCCAAGAATCGGCGCGCCACCGACACGCTGGCGCAATCGGTGGCGCGGCTCGCAGCCGCAGCAAAGCCTCCGGGAAAATGTCTGCGTCTCGAATTCAGTGTCGCGCCGCAGCTTGATGGCGCAGCGCTCACATCCACGGGACTCCTGATTGTCAATCCCCCCTACACGCTGCAAGGCGAGCTCAAGACCATCCTGCCCGAGCTGGAAATGCCGCTCGGCCAGGGCGGCGCTGCCAGATTCCGATTAGAGGTACCTCGATCGTAA
- a CDS encoding cold-shock protein codes for MAMTGTVKFFNGERGYGFIKPDDGGRDVFVHITAVERAGLKDLAEGQRITFEVEPDKKGKGPKAVNLVILS; via the coding sequence ATGGCCATGACGGGAACGGTTAAGTTCTTCAACGGCGAGCGCGGCTACGGATTCATCAAGCCGGACGACGGCGGTCGCGATGTCTTCGTTCACATCACCGCTGTTGAGCGGGCGGGATTGAAGGACCTTGCCGAAGGACAGCGTATTACTTTCGAAGTCGAACCGGACAAGAAGGGGAAGGGACCGAAGGCGGTTAACTTGGTCATCCTCTCCTAG
- a CDS encoding outer membrane protein: MKWFVVGAAALVAAGWTASAEAADLNYGQGAPYTVNQPLNAYSWAGPYLGGNIGYEWGSVDNNPAKPSGFVGGVQAGYNFQNGPWVFGVEGDIQAAGADDTFAPWKFSNPWFGTLRGRGGYAFSNVLFYGTAGLAFGELRAQTFGWTESHTSAGWTIGAGAEVGLAPNWSAKLEYLYINLSTSQFAITGVSNGYSASVVRAGVNYHF; the protein is encoded by the coding sequence ATGAAGTGGTTCGTTGTGGGCGCAGCCGCGTTGGTTGCAGCCGGCTGGACAGCTTCGGCGGAGGCCGCCGATCTCAATTACGGGCAGGGTGCGCCTTACACCGTCAATCAGCCCCTCAACGCGTATAGCTGGGCCGGTCCCTATCTCGGCGGCAACATCGGCTATGAGTGGGGCTCGGTCGACAACAATCCGGCAAAGCCGTCCGGCTTCGTCGGCGGCGTGCAGGCCGGCTACAATTTCCAGAACGGCCCGTGGGTGTTCGGCGTCGAGGGCGACATCCAGGCAGCCGGCGCCGACGACACGTTCGCGCCGTGGAAGTTCTCCAATCCGTGGTTCGGCACGCTGCGCGGGCGCGGCGGCTATGCGTTCAGCAACGTGCTGTTCTACGGCACCGCCGGCCTCGCCTTCGGCGAGCTGCGCGCGCAGACCTTCGGCTGGACCGAGTCGCACACCAGCGCCGGCTGGACCATCGGCGCAGGCGCCGAAGTCGGCCTCGCGCCGAACTGGAGCGCGAAGCTCGAATATCTCTACATCAATCTGTCGACGAGCCAGTTCGCAATTACAGGCGTGTCCAACGGCTATAGCGCCAGCGTTGTGCGCGCAGGCGTGAACTATCACTTCTGA
- the uvrC gene encoding excinuclease ABC subunit UvrC codes for MVHDSPDSPDERARKPARLADAPPESLTPPDLDPATTGGEDEDDALLPDILEESGAVGEGPLATGHEAIERAVRLAPTSPGVYRMLNANADVLYVGKAKNVKKRLSNYARQSAPQPARILRMIAATVTVEIVSTNTETEALLLEANLIKQLRPRFNVQLRDDKSFPYILITGDHWAPQILKHRGAQTRPGRYFGPFASAGAVNRTITALQRAFLIRSCTDSFFESRTRPCLLYQIRRCAGPCTREIDFGGYTTLVREATDFLSGKSHAVKQELAGEMEKASGELEFERAALYRDRLAALSAIQSQQGINPRTVEEADVFAIHQEGGFSCVEVFFFRTGQNWGNRAYFPRAEKTFTPEEVLGSFLAQFYDDKPPPKNILLSHEIEESELLANALSIKAGHKIEVTAPKRGEKKELVAHALTNAREALGRKLADTATQSRLLDAMATALSLPHAPKRIEVYDNSHIQGTNAVGAMIVAGPDGFVKNQYRKFNIKSEGLTPGDDYAMMREVLERRFKRLINPPEDAAGKAKDDDFPQWPDLVIIDGGRGQLNAVREIFANLGLTQVSLMSVAKGPDRDAGRETLFMPEREAIKLEPRDPVLYFIQRLRDEAHRFVIGSHRKLRKKDIREAGLQEIPGIGPSRKRALLHHFGTLKEIERASIADLGKVPGVSAESARRIFEYFHPQPG; via the coding sequence ATGGTTCACGATTCCCCCGACAGTCCGGACGAGCGCGCGCGCAAACCGGCCCGCCTTGCCGACGCCCCGCCGGAGAGCCTGACGCCGCCGGACCTCGATCCCGCCACCACCGGCGGCGAGGACGAGGACGACGCGCTGCTGCCTGACATCCTCGAAGAGAGCGGCGCGGTCGGCGAAGGCCCGCTGGCGACCGGCCATGAGGCGATCGAGCGCGCGGTCCGGCTCGCCCCGACCTCGCCCGGCGTCTACCGCATGCTCAATGCCAATGCCGACGTGCTCTATGTCGGCAAGGCCAAGAACGTCAAAAAGCGCCTGTCGAACTATGCGCGCCAGAGCGCGCCGCAGCCGGCGCGCATCCTGCGCATGATCGCGGCCACGGTGACCGTGGAGATCGTCTCGACCAACACCGAGACCGAGGCGCTGCTGCTGGAAGCCAATCTCATCAAGCAGCTGCGGCCGCGCTTCAACGTGCAGCTGCGCGACGACAAATCGTTTCCCTATATCCTGATCACCGGCGACCATTGGGCGCCGCAGATCCTCAAGCATCGCGGCGCGCAGACCCGGCCCGGGCGCTATTTCGGCCCGTTCGCCTCCGCCGGCGCCGTCAACCGCACCATCACCGCGCTTCAGCGCGCGTTCCTGATCCGCTCCTGCACGGACTCCTTCTTCGAGAGCCGCACAAGGCCCTGCCTGCTGTACCAGATCCGCCGCTGCGCCGGTCCCTGCACCCGCGAGATCGACTTCGGCGGCTATACGACGCTGGTGCGCGAAGCGACCGACTTCCTCTCCGGCAAGAGCCATGCGGTGAAGCAGGAGCTTGCCGGCGAGATGGAGAAGGCCTCCGGCGAGCTCGAATTCGAGCGCGCCGCGCTCTACCGCGACCGCCTCGCTGCGCTGTCGGCGATCCAGTCGCAGCAGGGCATCAATCCGCGCACCGTGGAGGAAGCCGACGTGTTCGCCATCCACCAGGAGGGCGGCTTCTCCTGCGTCGAGGTGTTCTTCTTCCGCACCGGCCAGAACTGGGGCAACCGCGCCTATTTCCCGCGCGCGGAGAAGACCTTCACGCCCGAGGAAGTGCTGGGCTCCTTCCTCGCCCAGTTCTACGACGACAAGCCGCCGCCGAAGAACATCCTGCTCTCGCACGAAATCGAGGAGAGCGAGCTGCTCGCCAACGCGCTGTCGATCAAGGCCGGCCACAAGATCGAGGTCACCGCGCCCAAGCGCGGCGAGAAGAAGGAGCTGGTCGCCCACGCGCTGACCAATGCGCGCGAGGCGCTCGGCCGCAAGCTCGCGGACACCGCGACGCAAAGCCGCCTGCTCGACGCGATGGCGACCGCGCTGAGCCTGCCGCATGCGCCCAAGCGCATCGAGGTCTACGACAACAGCCACATCCAGGGCACCAACGCGGTCGGTGCCATGATCGTCGCGGGTCCCGACGGCTTCGTGAAGAACCAGTACCGCAAGTTCAACATCAAGTCGGAAGGGCTCACGCCGGGCGACGACTACGCCATGATGCGCGAGGTGCTGGAGCGCCGCTTCAAGCGCCTGATCAATCCGCCCGAGGACGCCGCCGGCAAGGCGAAAGACGACGACTTCCCGCAATGGCCCGATCTCGTCATCATCGACGGCGGCCGCGGCCAGCTCAACGCCGTCCGGGAGATCTTTGCCAATCTCGGCCTGACCCAGGTGTCGCTGATGTCGGTCGCCAAGGGGCCGGACCGGGATGCCGGCCGCGAGACCCTGTTCATGCCGGAGCGCGAGGCGATCAAGCTGGAGCCGCGCGATCCCGTGCTCTATTTCATCCAGCGGCTGCGGGACGAGGCCCACCGCTTCGTCATCGGCTCACACCGCAAGCTGCGCAAGAAGGACATCCGCGAGGCCGGTTTGCAGGAGATTCCGGGCATCGGCCCGTCGCGCAAACGCGCCTTGCTGCACCATTTCGGAACCCTGAAGGAGATCGAACGGGCCTCGATCGCCGATCTCGGCAAGGTTCCGGGGGTCAGCGCCGAGAGCGCCCGCCGGATTTTCGAGTATTTCCATCCCCAGCCGGGATGA
- the pgsA gene encoding CDP-diacylglycerol--glycerol-3-phosphate 3-phosphatidyltransferase yields MNIATTRGTTSRAMSLPNILTYGRIAAIPVVVGCIYAQSIMDYPLWLRWVAVAIFIGAAVTDYLDGYYARIWNQQSAFGRMLDPIADKLLVASCLLMLAADGIIHGWSLWAAIVILCREILVSGLREYLAALRVSVPVTKLAKWKTTVQLVAIGFLLAGPAGDEVVPVVSLIGLVLLWASALLTMYTGYDYFRAGIHHLIKEDEG; encoded by the coding sequence ATGAACATCGCCACGACACGAGGGACGACCAGCCGCGCGATGTCCCTCCCGAACATCCTGACCTATGGCCGGATCGCCGCGATCCCGGTCGTGGTCGGATGCATCTATGCGCAGTCGATCATGGACTATCCGCTGTGGCTGCGCTGGGTCGCGGTCGCCATCTTCATCGGCGCCGCGGTGACGGACTATCTCGACGGCTATTACGCGCGGATCTGGAATCAGCAATCGGCGTTCGGCCGGATGCTCGACCCGATCGCCGACAAGCTGCTGGTCGCCTCCTGCCTGCTGATGCTGGCCGCCGACGGCATCATCCATGGCTGGTCGCTGTGGGCCGCCATCGTGATCCTGTGCCGCGAGATCCTGGTCTCGGGCCTGCGCGAATATCTCGCCGCGCTCCGCGTCAGCGTGCCCGTGACCAAGCTCGCCAAATGGAAGACCACGGTTCAGCTCGTCGCCATCGGCTTCCTGCTCGCAGGTCCCGCCGGCGATGAGGTCGTCCCCGTGGTCTCGCTGATCGGCCTCGTCCTGCTCTGGGCCTCGGCGCTGCTGACCATGTATACCGGCTACGACTATTTCCGCGCCGGCATCCACCACCTCATCAAGGAGGATGAGGGATGA
- the moaD gene encoding molybdopterin converting factor subunit 1, with protein MKVKYFAWVRERIGKAEETIEPPATVHTVEELIAWLSGQSEAYAYAFEKPKVIRAAIDHAHVKSDAPIAGAREIAFFPPMTGG; from the coding sequence ATGAAGGTGAAATACTTCGCCTGGGTGCGCGAGCGCATCGGCAAGGCCGAGGAGACTATCGAGCCGCCCGCGACCGTGCACACCGTCGAGGAGCTGATCGCCTGGCTGTCCGGCCAAAGCGAGGCTTACGCCTACGCCTTCGAGAAGCCAAAGGTGATCCGCGCCGCGATCGACCACGCCCACGTCAAGTCGGATGCCCCAATCGCAGGCGCCCGCGAGATCGCGTTCTTCCCGCCGATGACCGGCGGCTAG
- a CDS encoding molybdenum cofactor biosynthesis protein MoaE — translation MTCPVTIRIQEDDFDIAREIAVLTKSRTDIGAVVSFSGICRADEDSSKISALTLEHYPGMAEEEIQRHVDEAISRWPLNGVTVIHRVGRFMPGQNIVLVLTASQHRRAAFEAAEFLMDYLKTSAPFWKKEESATGTGWVEAHARDDEAAARWTKS, via the coding sequence ATGACCTGCCCCGTCACCATCCGCATCCAGGAAGACGATTTCGACATCGCGCGCGAGATCGCGGTCCTGACCAAGAGCCGCACCGACATCGGCGCAGTCGTGAGCTTCTCCGGCATCTGCCGCGCCGATGAGGACAGTTCGAAGATCTCGGCGCTCACACTCGAGCATTATCCCGGCATGGCGGAGGAAGAGATCCAGCGCCACGTCGACGAGGCCATCTCGCGCTGGCCGCTCAACGGCGTCACGGTCATCCACCGCGTCGGGCGGTTCATGCCCGGCCAGAACATCGTGCTGGTGCTCACTGCCTCGCAACACCGCCGGGCGGCGTTCGAGGCGGCCGAGTTCCTGATGGATTACCTGAAGACCAGCGCCCCGTTCTGGAAGAAGGAAGAGAGCGCCACCGGGACCGGCTGGGTCGAGGCCCACGCCCGTGACGACGAGGCCGCCGCACGCTGGACGAAATCCTGA
- the prmB gene encoding 50S ribosomal protein L3 N(5)-glutamine methyltransferase, protein MARASKRTTRGRAASKLAKAAPKLAKVGRGELLTLIDFVRYAVSRFTEAKLAFAHGTTDPVAEAVFLVCEVLHLHPDQFEIFGHACVTAAEGKTLLDLIHQRITTRKPTAYLVNKIYMRGLPFYVDERVIVPRSFIGELLDSHFGGDGEPGSLIDDPTGVERVLDLCTGSGCLAILAAHHFPNATVDAVDVSKGALEVAARNVSEHGLDDRITLHRGDLFAPLGDARYDLIITNPPYVDAEGMAALPPECRAEPKLAFDGGADGLDVVRRILQDAPDHLTANGGLICEIGRGRELVDEAFPELPLLWLDTEDSEGEVFWISAADLG, encoded by the coding sequence ATGGCAAGAGCATCGAAAAGAACAACGCGCGGCCGCGCCGCATCGAAACTTGCGAAAGCGGCACCCAAGCTCGCGAAGGTCGGTCGCGGCGAGCTGCTCACGCTGATCGATTTCGTCCGCTATGCGGTGAGCCGTTTCACCGAGGCCAAGCTCGCCTTCGCGCACGGCACGACCGATCCGGTCGCCGAGGCCGTGTTCCTGGTCTGCGAAGTCCTGCATCTGCATCCCGACCAGTTCGAGATCTTTGGCCATGCCTGCGTCACGGCGGCGGAAGGCAAGACCCTGCTCGATCTCATCCATCAGCGCATCACCACGCGGAAGCCGACGGCCTATCTCGTCAACAAGATCTACATGCGTGGCCTGCCGTTCTATGTCGACGAGCGCGTCATCGTTCCGCGCTCCTTCATCGGCGAGCTGCTGGATTCGCATTTCGGCGGCGACGGCGAGCCCGGCTCGCTGATCGACGACCCCACGGGGGTCGAGCGCGTGCTCGATCTCTGCACCGGCTCGGGCTGCCTTGCGATTCTCGCCGCGCATCATTTCCCGAACGCCACGGTCGATGCCGTCGACGTCTCCAAGGGCGCGCTCGAGGTCGCCGCGCGCAATGTCAGCGAGCACGGGCTCGATGACCGCATCACGCTCCACCGCGGCGATCTGTTCGCCCCGCTCGGCGATGCCAGATATGACCTCATCATCACCAATCCGCCCTACGTCGATGCCGAAGGCATGGCGGCGCTGCCGCCCGAATGCCGGGCTGAGCCGAAGCTGGCCTTCGATGGCGGCGCCGACGGTCTCGACGTGGTCCGCCGGATCCTGCAAGACGCGCCCGATCACCTCACGGCGAATGGCGGCTTGATCTGCGAGATCGGCCGCGGCCGCGAGCTGGTTGACGAAGCCTTCCCGGAACTGCCGCTGTTGTGGCTGGACACGGAAGACTCCGAAGGCGAGGTATTCTGGATTTCGGCCGCCGACCTCGGCTGA
- a CDS encoding phage holin family protein codes for MLAPSGELLRAGVALKLNHVKRAAQSYLRDQTSHATGKVTSYAVAGGLFAVAGLFVVAAFFVGLVALYRWIAITYGQFWGFGAVAAVLLVLAAVCAGIATAQMKRKAKPIVPLASRLRVAIATPRIPRGTVKQAVKEVATTIPLAPLAPGERGHGNRSRPVRTNRPVQLGLMLAAVGLLGVTAARRRRHGQRMET; via the coding sequence ATGCTCGCGCCATCGGGCGAATTGTTACGCGCCGGCGTGGCGCTCAAGCTCAATCACGTCAAACGCGCCGCTCAATCCTATCTGCGTGACCAGACCAGCCACGCAACCGGCAAGGTGACATCCTACGCCGTGGCCGGCGGGCTGTTCGCGGTCGCGGGCCTGTTCGTTGTCGCGGCATTTTTCGTCGGGCTGGTCGCCTTGTACCGCTGGATCGCGATCACCTACGGGCAATTCTGGGGCTTTGGCGCCGTCGCCGCCGTGCTGCTGGTGCTGGCCGCGGTCTGTGCCGGGATCGCGACGGCGCAGATGAAGCGCAAGGCCAAGCCGATCGTGCCGCTTGCGAGCCGCCTGCGCGTGGCGATCGCGACGCCGCGGATCCCGCGCGGAACGGTCAAGCAGGCCGTGAAGGAGGTGGCGACGACGATTCCCCTCGCGCCGCTCGCACCCGGCGAACGCGGTCATGGCAACAGGAGCCGGCCGGTTCGCACCAACCGGCCCGTGCAGCTCGGCCTGATGCTCGCGGCGGTGGGGTTGCTGGGCGTCACGGCCGCGCGCCGGCGGCGCCACGGGCAAAGGATGGAGACGTGA
- a CDS encoding YihY/virulence factor BrkB family protein gives MLVRRSEQIDSWLLVAATAVFVLTAERYFQDSGLIRPGPPQDHRNSEANSPETSPASAATQPGHGRRSKSPFAIPFAGWKDIFWRTYQRIDDDRLLATAGGVVFFGLLAIFPAVTALVSSYGLFADPTTISDNLQKLAMMLPQGTFEIVEEQVGRVVSKGNTALGATFLFGFVLAIWSANAGVKAIFDALNVAYEEHEKRSFIKLNLVSLAFTVGGIVALLVMVGTVVAFPLALDHLGIAPESKLIVALARWPLLFLILMVALAVLYRFAPSRDAPRWQWLSPGALTAAILWIAGSSLLSWYLSSFANYNATYGSLGAAIGLMMWMWMSAIVIMFGAELNSEIERQTLRDTTTGRPKPLGSREAVSADTVGATAPF, from the coding sequence ATGCTGGTGCGGCGCTCCGAGCAGATCGACAGCTGGCTGCTGGTGGCGGCCACTGCCGTCTTCGTGCTGACGGCGGAGCGCTACTTCCAGGACTCCGGCCTGATCCGTCCGGGACCTCCGCAGGATCACCGCAACAGCGAGGCGAACTCACCGGAAACCAGCCCGGCCAGCGCGGCGACGCAGCCCGGCCACGGCCGCCGCTCGAAAAGCCCGTTCGCGATTCCCTTCGCCGGCTGGAAGGACATCTTCTGGCGCACCTATCAGCGCATCGACGACGATCGCCTGCTCGCCACCGCCGGCGGCGTCGTGTTCTTCGGCCTGCTCGCGATCTTTCCGGCCGTCACGGCGCTGGTCTCGTCCTACGGACTATTCGCCGATCCCACCACCATCAGCGACAACCTCCAGAAGCTGGCAATGATGCTGCCCCAGGGCACGTTTGAGATCGTCGAGGAGCAGGTCGGGCGCGTGGTGTCGAAGGGCAACACGGCGCTCGGCGCCACATTCCTGTTCGGCTTCGTGCTCGCGATCTGGAGCGCCAATGCCGGGGTCAAGGCGATCTTCGACGCGCTCAACGTCGCCTATGAGGAGCACGAGAAGCGCAGCTTCATCAAGCTGAACCTGGTGTCGCTGGCCTTCACGGTCGGTGGCATCGTCGCGCTCCTGGTGATGGTCGGCACCGTGGTCGCCTTCCCGCTCGCGCTCGATCATCTCGGCATCGCCCCCGAGAGCAAGCTGATCGTCGCGCTGGCGCGCTGGCCGCTGCTGTTCCTGATTCTCATGGTCGCGCTCGCCGTCCTCTACCGCTTCGCGCCAAGCCGCGATGCGCCGCGCTGGCAATGGCTGAGCCCCGGCGCGCTGACCGCCGCCATTCTCTGGATCGCCGGCTCGTCGCTGCTGTCCTGGTATCTCTCGTCCTTCGCCAATTACAACGCGACCTACGGCTCGCTTGGCGCGGCGATCGGCCTGATGATGTGGATGTGGATGTCGGCGATCGTCATCATGTTCGGCGCCGAGCTGAACTCGGAGATCGAGCGGCAGACCCTGCGCGACACGACGACCGGTCGCCCCAAGCCGCTCGGCAGCCGCGAGGCGGTCTCGGCCGACACGGTCGGCGCCACCGCGCCGTTCTAG